A single region of the Acidobacteriota bacterium genome encodes:
- a CDS encoding aspartate carbamoyltransferase catalytic subunit, whose translation MSDLVWQRGDLLGVAELSTAEIIHILDTAESFVEVAARPIKKVPTLRGKTVINLFFEPSTRTSSSFEIAEKRLSADNINFSTSGSSLSKGETLLDTARNLEAMAPDLVVIRHAHPRVPHALAARLAAGVINAGDGAHEHPTQALLDAFTIRRHKGEVEGLKVAIVGDVAHSRVVRSNVLCLSRLGANVTVAGPRTMMPEEPEALGATVAYSLDEATRGADVIMMLRVQLERQARATFPSEREYFDFFGLTAERLKGASDDVIIMHPGPMNRGIEIASEVADGPWSVILEQVANGVAVRMAVLYLLAGAKERRGDLVT comes from the coding sequence GTGAGCGATCTCGTGTGGCAGCGCGGCGACCTGCTGGGGGTCGCCGAGTTGTCCACGGCCGAGATCATCCACATTCTCGACACGGCCGAGTCCTTCGTCGAGGTCGCGGCGCGGCCGATCAAGAAGGTGCCGACCCTGCGCGGCAAGACGGTGATCAACCTCTTCTTCGAGCCGTCGACGCGCACGAGTTCCAGTTTCGAGATCGCGGAGAAGCGGCTCTCGGCGGACAACATCAATTTCTCCACCTCGGGTTCGTCGCTGTCCAAGGGCGAGACGCTTCTCGACACCGCGCGCAACCTGGAGGCCATGGCCCCCGACCTCGTGGTGATCCGTCATGCCCACCCCCGGGTGCCGCACGCGCTGGCGGCGCGCCTCGCGGCCGGGGTCATCAACGCCGGTGACGGCGCCCACGAGCACCCGACCCAGGCCCTGCTCGATGCCTTCACGATCCGCCGCCACAAGGGCGAAGTGGAGGGCCTCAAGGTGGCGATCGTCGGTGACGTGGCGCACAGCCGGGTGGTGCGCTCGAATGTCCTTTGCCTCTCCAGGCTGGGCGCGAACGTCACCGTGGCCGGCCCGCGCACGATGATGCCCGAGGAGCCCGAGGCGCTCGGCGCGACGGTCGCCTACTCGCTCGACGAAGCGACCCGCGGCGCGGATGTGATCATGATGCTGCGGGTGCAGTTGGAGCGGCAGGCGCGCGCCACCTTCCCATCGGAGCGCGAGTACTTCGACTTCTTCGGTCTCACTGCGGAGCGCCTGAAGGGCGCTTCGGACGACGTGATCATCATGCACCCGGGACCGATGAACCGCGGCATCGAGATCGCCAGCGAAGTGGCGGACGGCCCCTGGTCGGTGATCCTCGAGCAGGTGGCCAACGGCGTCGCGGTGCGGATGGCGGTTCTCTATCTCCTGGCAGGCGCCAAGGAGCGGCGCGGAGACCTTGTGACGTGA
- the pyrR gene encoding bifunctional pyr operon transcriptional regulator/uracil phosphoribosyltransferase PyrR — protein MTVKRTLFDARQMARMMRRMAAELVERAGGTDTLMLVGVRTRGVPLADFVAAEIVRTEGVELPVGILDITLYRDDLSTIAPQPVVKESVLPAPIEDKIVVLCDDVLYSGRTIRAAMDALMDYGRPKAIRLAVLIDRGHRELPIHADCIGEYVQTTDTEVIKVSYAATDDGKEMVELLEREG, from the coding sequence CTGACCGTCAAGAGGACTCTGTTCGATGCCCGCCAGATGGCGCGAATGATGCGCCGGATGGCCGCGGAACTCGTCGAGCGGGCCGGCGGCACGGACACGTTGATGCTGGTCGGCGTGCGCACCCGCGGAGTTCCGCTGGCCGACTTCGTAGCCGCGGAGATCGTGCGCACCGAGGGCGTCGAATTGCCGGTTGGCATCCTCGACATCACGCTCTACCGCGACGACCTTTCGACGATCGCGCCGCAACCCGTGGTCAAGGAAAGCGTGCTGCCGGCGCCGATCGAGGACAAGATCGTCGTGCTCTGCGACGACGTGCTCTACAGCGGCCGCACGATCCGCGCCGCGATGGACGCGCTGATGGACTACGGCCGGCCGAAGGCGATCCGGCTCGCGGTGCTGATCGACCGCGGCCACCGCGAGCTGCCGATCCACGCGGACTGCATCGGCGAGTACGTGCAGACGACGGACACCGAAGTGATCAAGGTCTCCTACGCCGCCACCGACGACGGCAAGGAGATGGTCGAGCTCCTCGAGCGCGAAGGGTGA
- the smc gene encoding chromosome segregation protein SMC — protein MLKLERLEVNGFKTFVEPITSRFAPGITAIVGPNGCGKSNLAEAVTWVLGEQSPKSLRGSSMEEVIFNGSHQRKPLGMAEVSLTFLTDGTTPQAEDGRITIGRRIFRGGDAQYRLNDRVVRLKDVRDILMDTGLGIRAYSVIEQGRIGMILSGKPQDRRKLLEEAAGITRYKNRKRLASLKLEDATAALLRLDDIIAEVERRLRSLKRQANAARRFGERRQAYRDLLDAVLRERWVLLRADLDDLAETLKQETDREADLLAELARGNAEFAACQHAIEARTEDAVRSNERQAKLLATIEGRQAQINGAHSTLAEIAERLESGTENAERRRRDRSAAEERLAALLGRRRQLQSKREQALAAVQEDRRRIGTADATIADARKRQGLLLDELSACRAHQRELRSRLVAERIGSEKAVDRRERADEVLLRSRDALKAIDVELGAVRTKIESLEVALDTETETARRVAAALEEDRNRRRQAQVELEACREELIEAQKRAAVLDELGQRDAERRSEIRRALLELGLPEPRFLGDEVTVPEGWEHSLDLFLGPLQSAVMTPGDEDALAIARAIGGSDFQATLLRAGNGAKRLPPVEDPAILGDLSTALGLTEDVRGALPPAYLVESPEDADRLAPDHPGVAFLCRDRLWIEAGQITVRGEQAALGALGRQREMEDLERSIDELEEQRSTLGREIEAARERIRRAAAEGQRLERAAAELREQLAVAKARLEDIGERRAALRAEHRTARAEHDALETEIEARGARRSRVEKEIEDAETRLADLEQATDEASAAVERARSEREERLTAGAGRQGQLDLIEERATSERTERERVEGQIASLDEADAAWATETERLRRRVGEHEAAAVAARRELEEALAERTNAQDEAVGAQRALDDERERGRKLEAQLREQGARRDELRGRIEELRVRQAGLQQDSEHLGREYHQEFGRNLDDLELRAVGTDQAPDLDAMTEELGRRRALLERMGPVNVLAADEYDEHQERHEFLTGQRNDVVESIESLKRTIRDIDRTSSERFVAAFREVNENFGRTFTELFRGGEAEMRLMDEDDPLDCGIEITARPPGKRAQNIMLLSGGEKALAAIALLFALFQTKPSPFCILDEVDAPLDDANILRFVDMLKRMSADTQFLVITHNKLTMQAASTLYGVTMEEHGVSKIVGVDVDEMHPEQQLATA, from the coding sequence ATGCTCAAACTGGAACGTCTCGAGGTCAACGGCTTCAAGACGTTCGTTGAGCCGATCACGAGCCGCTTCGCGCCGGGCATCACCGCGATCGTCGGGCCGAACGGCTGCGGCAAGAGCAACCTGGCCGAGGCGGTCACCTGGGTGCTGGGCGAGCAGAGCCCCAAGTCCCTCCGCGGATCCTCCATGGAGGAAGTCATATTCAACGGCAGCCACCAGCGCAAGCCCTTGGGGATGGCGGAGGTCAGCCTGACCTTCCTCACCGACGGCACCACGCCGCAAGCGGAGGATGGCCGGATCACAATCGGTCGCCGTATCTTCCGCGGCGGTGACGCCCAGTACCGGTTGAACGATCGCGTCGTCCGACTCAAGGACGTCCGCGACATCCTGATGGACACGGGTCTGGGCATCCGCGCCTACTCCGTGATCGAGCAGGGGCGAATCGGCATGATCCTGTCGGGCAAACCCCAGGACCGGCGCAAGCTCCTCGAAGAAGCCGCCGGCATCACCCGCTACAAGAACCGCAAGCGTCTGGCGTCGCTCAAGCTCGAGGATGCGACCGCCGCCCTGCTGCGTCTCGACGACATCATCGCCGAGGTCGAGCGCCGGCTCCGCTCGCTGAAACGGCAGGCAAACGCGGCCCGTCGTTTCGGGGAACGCCGGCAGGCCTACCGGGACCTGCTCGACGCCGTGTTGCGGGAGCGCTGGGTTTTGCTTCGGGCCGATCTGGACGATCTGGCCGAGACCCTGAAGCAGGAGACAGACCGGGAGGCCGACCTGCTGGCCGAACTCGCCCGCGGGAACGCGGAGTTCGCCGCCTGCCAGCACGCGATCGAGGCCCGCACCGAGGACGCCGTGCGCTCGAACGAGCGCCAGGCGAAGCTGCTCGCGACGATCGAGGGACGTCAGGCACAGATCAACGGCGCGCACAGCACTCTCGCTGAAATCGCCGAACGACTCGAGTCCGGCACCGAAAACGCCGAGCGGCGACGACGCGACCGCTCGGCGGCCGAAGAACGCCTGGCCGCTCTGCTCGGGAGGCGGCGACAGCTCCAGTCGAAGCGCGAGCAGGCCCTTGCCGCCGTCCAGGAGGATCGGCGGCGGATCGGTACGGCCGACGCCACGATCGCGGACGCCCGCAAGCGGCAGGGCCTGCTCCTGGACGAACTCTCGGCGTGCCGCGCGCACCAGCGCGAACTGCGCAGCCGCCTAGTGGCCGAACGCATCGGCAGCGAGAAGGCGGTCGATCGCCGCGAACGCGCGGATGAGGTCCTCCTTCGAAGCCGGGACGCGCTCAAGGCGATCGACGTGGAGCTCGGAGCCGTCCGCACCAAGATCGAGTCCCTGGAGGTGGCGCTGGACACGGAAACCGAGACCGCCCGGCGCGTGGCGGCCGCGCTCGAAGAGGACCGGAACCGCCGAAGGCAAGCACAGGTCGAACTCGAAGCCTGCCGCGAGGAACTGATCGAGGCGCAGAAGAGGGCTGCCGTGCTCGACGAACTGGGTCAGCGCGACGCCGAGCGGCGAAGCGAGATTCGCCGGGCCCTGCTCGAGTTGGGTCTCCCGGAACCCCGTTTCCTGGGAGACGAGGTGACCGTGCCCGAGGGCTGGGAGCACAGCCTCGACCTGTTTCTCGGTCCACTGCAGAGTGCCGTCATGACGCCCGGCGACGAAGACGCCCTGGCCATCGCCCGGGCGATCGGCGGCTCCGACTTCCAGGCAACCCTGCTGCGCGCCGGCAACGGCGCGAAGCGCCTCCCGCCGGTCGAGGATCCGGCGATCCTCGGCGACCTGTCCACCGCTCTCGGGCTCACCGAGGACGTTCGCGGCGCCCTTCCCCCCGCCTACCTCGTCGAGAGTCCGGAGGATGCCGACCGTCTGGCGCCGGACCATCCAGGCGTGGCTTTCCTGTGCCGGGACCGTCTCTGGATCGAGGCCGGCCAGATCACGGTGCGCGGCGAGCAGGCGGCGCTGGGCGCGCTCGGACGTCAGCGGGAGATGGAGGACCTGGAACGCTCGATCGACGAACTCGAAGAGCAACGTTCCACCCTTGGCCGAGAGATCGAGGCAGCTCGCGAGCGCATTCGCCGGGCCGCCGCGGAGGGCCAGCGCCTGGAGCGGGCGGCGGCGGAACTTCGCGAGCAACTGGCCGTGGCGAAGGCGCGTCTCGAGGACATCGGCGAACGGCGCGCCGCCCTCCGTGCCGAGCACCGGACGGCGCGGGCCGAACACGACGCACTGGAAACCGAGATCGAAGCGAGAGGGGCAAGGCGGTCCAGGGTCGAGAAGGAGATAGAGGACGCGGAGACCCGGCTCGCCGACCTGGAGCAGGCGACCGACGAAGCGAGCGCCGCCGTCGAACGTGCCCGTAGCGAGCGCGAAGAGCGCCTCACCGCCGGAGCCGGCCGGCAGGGTCAACTCGACCTGATCGAAGAGCGCGCCACATCGGAGCGAACCGAGCGGGAGCGCGTCGAGGGCCAGATCGCATCGCTCGATGAGGCCGACGCAGCGTGGGCCACCGAGACGGAGCGGCTACGCCGGCGAGTCGGCGAGCACGAAGCCGCCGCGGTCGCAGCGCGCCGGGAGCTGGAAGAGGCTCTCGCCGAGCGCACGAATGCACAGGATGAAGCCGTCGGCGCACAGCGAGCCCTCGACGACGAACGGGAGCGTGGCCGGAAGCTTGAGGCACAACTCCGGGAACAGGGCGCGCGCCGCGACGAGCTGCGCGGACGGATCGAGGAACTGCGGGTCCGGCAGGCCGGCCTGCAGCAGGACTCCGAGCACCTGGGCCGGGAGTACCACCAGGAGTTCGGGCGCAACCTGGACGACCTGGAACTTCGCGCGGTCGGCACCGACCAGGCGCCGGACCTGGACGCGATGACCGAGGAACTGGGACGGCGCCGAGCCCTGCTGGAGCGGATGGGGCCCGTCAACGTCCTCGCCGCCGACGAGTACGACGAGCACCAGGAGCGGCACGAGTTCCTGACCGGGCAACGGAACGACGTCGTGGAGTCGATCGAGAGCCTGAAGCGGACGATCCGCGACATCGACAGGACCTCGTCCGAGCGTTTTGTCGCCGCCTTCCGCGAAGTGAACGAGAACTTCGGGCGCACCTTCACCGAACTCTTCCGCGGCGGCGAAGCCGAGATGCGCCTGATGGACGAGGACGACCCGCTGGACTGCGGTATCGAGATCACTGCCCGGCCGCCGGGCAAGCGGGCGCAGAACATCATGCTGCTGTCGGGCGGCGAGAAGGCGCTGGCAGCGATTGCCCTGCTGTTCGCGCTGTTCCAGACGAAGCCCTCGCCCTTCTGCATCCTCGACGAGGTGGACGCGCCCCTCGACGACGCGAACATCCTGCGCTTCGTCGACATGCTGAAGCGGATGTCGGCCGACACCCAGTTCCTCGTCATCACCCACAACAAGTTGACAATGCAGGCGGCGAGCACGCTGTACGGCGTGACGATGGAGGAACACGGCGTATCGAAGATCGTCGGCGTCGATGTCGACGAGATGCACCCCGAGCAGCAGTTAGCGACCGCCTGA
- a CDS encoding MarR family transcriptional regulator, producing the protein MTVSEPIPASDQSAETATPSEMSLRAAEERFIEGMGLALEEDRLPRIAGRLVGLLLLSPRPVRFDLLAERLRVSRGSISTNTRLLENMGVIERVTRPGDRRDYFQINEQPGLLQRVIDRFRARQAMAAEMKQALGPEPGDAAVVQARLDGLIRFYAILADSFDSALAAFGQGPDRVAS; encoded by the coding sequence ATGACCGTCTCCGAGCCGATTCCCGCTTCCGACCAGTCCGCAGAAACCGCCACGCCCTCCGAGATGAGCCTCCGCGCCGCCGAGGAGCGCTTCATCGAGGGCATGGGGCTGGCACTCGAAGAAGACCGCCTGCCCCGGATCGCGGGCCGCCTCGTCGGGCTGCTCCTCCTGTCGCCGCGACCCGTCCGCTTCGACCTCCTCGCCGAGCGCCTGCGCGTCAGCCGCGGCAGCATCAGTACGAACACCCGGTTGCTCGAGAACATGGGCGTGATCGAACGCGTCACCCGCCCGGGCGACCGCCGCGACTACTTCCAGATCAACGAACAGCCCGGTCTGCTGCAACGCGTCATCGACCGCTTCCGCGCCCGGCAGGCAATGGCAGCGGAGATGAAGCAGGCCCTCGGACCGGAGCCGGGCGACGCCGCGGTCGTCCAGGCGCGCCTCGATGGGCTCATCCGTTTCTACGCCATCCTGGCCGACAGCTTCGATTCGGCGCTCGCCGCCTTTGGGCAGGGGCCGGACCGGGTCGCTTCCTGA
- a CDS encoding efflux RND transporter periplasmic adaptor subunit, whose translation MAIIRPGTTRSGPAPRRRRLKGPWIAVAVAGTLVLAAAAVIALTRGPQSGPVPGADATLAQAVPVRAEAARRGHLSVRTAYSGELVGEVSDISPQVSGLLVDVPARIGQRVAGGTVLAVIADVEVRNQLQEARGQLGVAEANRDRAAAELVGVEADYQRAMELYDQGLLSEQEQQQVTSQYATTKANLAAGEAQVQQSAAREALLAEQFANTRVRAPFDAVVSDRYLDRGALVQPGTPILRLVEEAPLLVQFRVPERDLSAVQTGAAFDVATEATGERTFSGIVRRVAGEVRRNDRTVLVEGELAETDELLLPGMYADVSVSLRDLDNALIVPGTALLERVAMDGARSVGVLVPVDGLAEWRRVTVAGRSGEFSAVEGLLEVGDLVLTLGHDQLGNGAPVRVVRNEPEPSPTGAAGF comes from the coding sequence ATGGCCATCATCCGACCCGGAACAACCCGCTCCGGCCCCGCTCCCCGCCGCCGCCGGCTGAAAGGCCCGTGGATCGCGGTCGCCGTGGCCGGAACGCTCGTCCTGGCCGCAGCGGCCGTCATTGCCCTGACACGCGGCCCACAGTCGGGACCGGTACCCGGTGCCGACGCGACCCTGGCTCAGGCGGTTCCCGTGCGGGCGGAAGCCGCCCGACGCGGGCACCTCTCCGTGCGCACCGCCTACTCGGGCGAACTCGTGGGTGAAGTCTCCGATATCTCGCCCCAGGTTTCGGGGCTTTTGGTCGACGTGCCGGCACGAATCGGCCAGCGAGTCGCTGGCGGCACGGTGCTTGCCGTGATCGCGGACGTCGAAGTGAGGAACCAGCTCCAGGAGGCACGCGGCCAGCTCGGTGTCGCCGAAGCGAACCGCGATCGCGCCGCCGCCGAACTCGTCGGCGTCGAAGCCGACTACCAGCGGGCGATGGAGCTCTACGACCAGGGTCTACTCTCCGAGCAGGAACAGCAGCAGGTCACTTCCCAGTACGCGACGACCAAGGCGAACCTGGCCGCCGGCGAAGCCCAGGTCCAGCAGTCGGCCGCTCGCGAGGCGCTGCTTGCCGAGCAGTTCGCGAACACACGCGTGCGAGCCCCCTTCGATGCCGTCGTCTCGGACCGCTACCTGGACCGCGGCGCCCTGGTCCAGCCGGGCACGCCGATTCTGCGCCTTGTCGAGGAGGCGCCGCTCCTGGTCCAGTTCCGAGTGCCGGAACGGGATCTCTCCGCGGTGCAGACCGGCGCCGCCTTCGACGTGGCCACCGAGGCGACGGGCGAACGAACCTTCTCCGGCATCGTGCGCCGGGTAGCCGGCGAGGTACGCCGCAACGACCGCACCGTCCTCGTCGAGGGCGAGCTGGCCGAGACGGACGAACTGCTGCTGCCGGGCATGTACGCCGATGTCTCCGTCAGCCTGCGTGACCTCGACAACGCCCTGATCGTGCCCGGTACCGCCCTGCTGGAACGCGTGGCGATGGACGGCGCCCGCTCGGTCGGTGTCCTGGTGCCGGTCGACGGTCTGGCCGAGTGGCGGAGGGTGACCGTCGCCGGGCGTTCCGGCGAGTTCAGCGCCGTTGAGGGCCTGCTCGAAGTCGGCGACCTGGTGCTGACCCTGGGGCACGACCAGCTCGGCAACGGCGCGCCGGTGCGGGTGGTCCGCAATGAGCCCGAGCCCTCCCCCACCGGTGCCGCCGGATTCTGA